A region of Paenibacillus sp. JNUCC-31 DNA encodes the following proteins:
- a CDS encoding TetR/AcrR family transcriptional regulator → MARYKEFEENVVLDKAMKLFWEQGYEKTSMTDLVEHMGIHRRSLYDTFGDKHTLFLKAMDRFRSKVNSELAGIVKGSETAVEALQLIMSYMIYGNEDSPSGCLMVNSAVELAMRDVDVDSKATESFTLAEQLFKDIILWGQKNGELYLDYDAEVLAEHLNVVGIGLRAMARTSIPKEKLQGTANISIELLTT, encoded by the coding sequence ATGGCACGTTACAAAGAATTTGAAGAAAATGTAGTACTAGATAAGGCAATGAAGCTCTTTTGGGAACAAGGTTATGAAAAGACTTCTATGACGGATCTAGTTGAGCATATGGGTATCCATCGGAGAAGTTTGTATGACACCTTTGGCGACAAGCATACGTTGTTTCTGAAAGCAATGGATCGATTTCGGTCTAAAGTAAATAGCGAGCTTGCAGGAATAGTTAAAGGCTCTGAGACGGCTGTTGAGGCTCTTCAATTGATTATGAGTTACATGATATATGGGAATGAAGACTCACCTTCTGGTTGTTTAATGGTCAATTCTGCCGTGGAATTAGCCATGCGCGATGTAGATGTGGATTCAAAGGCCACTGAATCATTTACACTCGCAGAGCAACTGTTCAAGGATATTATTTTGTGGGGACAGAAGAATGGAGAATTATACCTAGATTATGATGCCGAAGTACTGGCAGAACATCTGAATGTGGTGGGTATTGGGTTGAGAGCAATGGCGAGAACTTCCATTCCTAAAGAGAAACTGCAAGGTACAGCAAACATTTCTATAGAACTTTTAACCACATAG
- a CDS encoding DinB/UmuC family translesion DNA polymerase — protein MGEQLYYHANGLDFSPVFVDPIMEARKGFSNGITFMTDYSWEDTKVVIHELSDLLAARLRSYHMAAFTVNLSMRYTNDYNGRRFSQSITLSSATNLSVHLFEACMTMNSKNEIPAPIRQISMSVTNVIHESEIQLDLFSWEEDEKQRALESALDKIVAKFGTTGIFRATSLTKAGTLQDRAKKIGGHYE, from the coding sequence ATGGGAGAACAACTCTATTATCATGCAAACGGATTAGATTTTAGTCCCGTTTTTGTTGATCCAATAATGGAGGCTCGTAAGGGGTTTTCCAATGGAATTACCTTCATGACTGATTACTCGTGGGAAGACACAAAAGTAGTTATTCACGAATTATCTGATTTACTTGCTGCTCGGCTTCGCTCTTATCATATGGCAGCTTTTACAGTGAATTTGTCAATGCGTTATACGAATGATTATAATGGTCGGCGCTTTTCTCAATCGATCACTTTATCATCCGCGACCAATTTATCTGTTCATTTATTTGAAGCCTGTATGACTATGAATTCTAAGAATGAGATACCGGCACCAATTCGACAAATTTCCATGTCAGTAACGAATGTCATTCATGAATCAGAAATCCAGTTGGATTTATTTAGTTGGGAAGAGGATGAGAAGCAACGGGCTCTTGAATCAGCTTTAGACAAAATAGTAGCCAAATTCGGAACCACAGGAATCTTCCGAGCAACATCACTTACCAAGGCTGGTACCCTTCAAGATCGTGCTAAGAAAATAGGTGGACATTATGAGTAG
- a CDS encoding SDR family oxidoreductase translates to MIISEQVAFVTGANRGFGRHLALELLSRGTKVYAGARNPETIDIPGVIPVKLDITNAQEVAAAAMIAQDVTVLVNNAGSSTGASLLEGDPDQIALELNTHFFGTLSMVRAFAPVLEKNGGGSILNILSGLSWYSSGTLGAYTAAKAAEWALTNDLRLNLYPRNIRVAGLHVGFMETDMTSNIDMPKSNPADIAKTAIDGIESNSFEIIADEVSRQVQVGLAGGVAALYPQLYK, encoded by the coding sequence ATGATAATTTCTGAACAAGTAGCATTTGTTACTGGAGCAAACCGCGGATTTGGCCGTCATCTTGCTCTTGAACTTCTTTCAAGAGGTACGAAAGTATACGCAGGTGCAAGGAACCCAGAGACTATTGATATTCCAGGTGTTATACCAGTTAAGTTGGATATTACCAATGCTCAAGAAGTTGCAGCTGCTGCTATGATTGCTCAAGATGTTACTGTACTCGTAAACAACGCAGGTTCATCAACAGGGGCATCTTTACTAGAAGGTGATCCTGATCAAATAGCTTTGGAATTAAATACACACTTTTTCGGTACATTGTCCATGGTTCGCGCATTTGCACCGGTTCTCGAGAAAAACGGGGGAGGATCAATTTTGAATATTCTCTCCGGATTATCATGGTATAGTTCGGGAACTTTGGGCGCATATACTGCTGCAAAGGCTGCAGAGTGGGCTTTAACGAATGATTTACGATTAAATTTATATCCACGTAATATTAGAGTAGCCGGTCTACATGTTGGGTTTATGGAGACAGACATGACTTCCAACATAGACATGCCTAAATCCAATCCTGCAGATATCGCGAAAACAGCTATTGACGGCATAGAATCTAACAGCTTTGAAATTATCGCAGATGAAGTTAGTCGTCAAGTACAAGTTGGACTTGCCGGTGGCGTAGCTGCACTATACCCACAACTTTATAAATAA
- a CDS encoding TetR/AcrR family transcriptional regulator — MAKITQELIIETAEALIERTEKTEVTLSQIADELSITHAALYKHFKNKQELWAAVSKSWFNRMISEQIKIDMTNMANPQELLHDWLWAFANAKKRAYNENAKMFALNTHYVDSNPLVLRDVLWDSYQIIDGLMDYQDPHLERAEAILSAFAVFNLPSFKESWNLPDYQNRFERIWNLIKQGL; from the coding sequence GTGGCTAAAATCACACAAGAGCTCATTATTGAAACAGCGGAAGCGTTAATTGAACGCACGGAAAAAACTGAAGTGACCCTCTCTCAAATTGCGGATGAATTAAGTATCACCCACGCAGCACTTTATAAACACTTTAAAAATAAGCAAGAGCTCTGGGCAGCTGTGTCGAAGAGCTGGTTCAACCGGATGATTTCAGAACAAATCAAAATAGACATGACTAATATGGCTAATCCACAGGAATTGCTCCACGATTGGCTTTGGGCATTTGCTAACGCAAAAAAACGTGCCTATAACGAGAATGCCAAAATGTTCGCCTTGAATACACACTATGTTGACAGCAATCCACTGGTATTACGTGACGTTCTCTGGGATTCCTACCAAATTATTGACGGCTTAATGGACTATCAGGATCCCCACTTGGAACGAGCAGAAGCGATTCTCTCCGCGTTTGCCGTGTTTAACCTCCCGTCCTTCAAAGAATCCTGGAATTTACCAGACTATCAGAACAGATTTGAACGCATCTGGAATTTAATCAAACAGGGTCTATGA
- a CDS encoding SDR family oxidoreductase codes for MTINMDGKVAFVTGGNRGIGLETARQLGKLGVTVVIGSRDLEKGKVAVDTLRSEGIQAENIKLDVNLAEDLQVAYNFFEQQYGKLDMLINNAGIQIEIEDLSPINETSTVTPSVMRETFDANFFSMVELTQLLLPLIRKAPAGRIVNVSSALGSNTLHSDPTAQIYDVKLLAYDASKAAMNTFTTHLAHELKDTPIKVNSAYPGWVKTPLGGKYADMDLEDGGKTSVMLATLPSDGPTGKFFHMDTELPW; via the coding sequence ATGACTATAAACATGGATGGTAAAGTTGCTTTTGTAACTGGAGGAAATCGTGGTATTGGATTGGAAACAGCACGTCAATTAGGTAAGCTTGGCGTCACGGTCGTTATTGGGTCACGCGATTTGGAGAAAGGGAAGGTTGCTGTGGATACACTTCGTTCGGAGGGAATCCAAGCGGAGAATATCAAATTGGATGTCAATCTAGCCGAAGACCTTCAAGTTGCTTACAATTTTTTTGAACAGCAGTACGGTAAGCTTGATATGTTGATCAATAATGCTGGGATACAGATAGAGATTGAAGATCTTTCACCGATTAATGAAACAAGTACCGTTACGCCGAGCGTTATGCGTGAAACCTTCGATGCCAATTTCTTCAGTATGGTTGAATTAACTCAACTGCTGCTGCCGTTAATTCGCAAAGCTCCAGCCGGAAGAATTGTTAATGTATCCAGTGCGCTTGGATCGAATACACTCCATTCTGATCCCACTGCTCAAATTTATGATGTTAAACTTCTTGCTTACGATGCCTCGAAGGCGGCTATGAATACCTTTACGACCCATCTAGCACATGAGCTGAAGGATACACCAATCAAAGTGAATTCTGCTTACCCTGGTTGGGTGAAGACTCCACTGGGCGGAAAATACGCTGATATGGATCTTGAAGATGGCGGTAAGACAAGTGTAATGCTTGCCACGTTGCCTTCGGACGGACCGACAGGTAAGTTCTTCCATATGGACACAGAGTTGCCTTGGTAA
- a CDS encoding NADP-dependent oxidoreductase gives MKAAQIAGYSKTLEVEINSIDIPSITSTQVLIKTNVAGVDPHLVLAITGKVKLFDHYDFPLTLGNELAGVVIDVGASVMDFKVGDHVYTMPPLDKMGAFAEYVAVDAAIVAKMPANLSFKEAAAVPLSALTIIQALDILGAQQGSELFVSGGTGGFGQIAIPYAKSQGLFVTVSGSSGSARDLANRLGADEFIDYETQDYTHIRRDYDYVIDTRGASEISKHMKILKPGGTLLALSAGPNARFANRSADLSTGKKILFSLLGLPFDGLAKWHKKSYDFLYVQPNGQQLAAFTQYLEKTNIKPVIDSEYTFDQVNAAIAKIATGHSRGKVLLQVEDGGK, from the coding sequence ATGAAAGCTGCACAAATTGCTGGATATTCCAAAACACTTGAAGTGGAAATCAACTCAATCGATATTCCATCAATAACATCAACTCAGGTTCTGATTAAGACTAATGTAGCCGGTGTTGATCCACACCTTGTTTTGGCGATTACAGGCAAAGTTAAGTTGTTTGATCATTACGACTTTCCGTTGACTCTGGGCAACGAGTTGGCTGGAGTTGTGATCGACGTCGGCGCTAGTGTTATGGATTTTAAGGTGGGTGATCACGTGTACACCATGCCACCGCTTGATAAGATGGGGGCGTTTGCCGAATATGTCGCAGTAGATGCGGCAATTGTGGCTAAGATGCCAGCCAATCTTTCCTTTAAAGAAGCAGCGGCCGTGCCATTATCTGCTTTGACGATCATCCAAGCTCTAGATATTTTAGGTGCTCAACAAGGCAGTGAATTATTTGTCTCTGGAGGTACTGGTGGCTTTGGACAGATTGCCATACCTTACGCGAAGTCACAAGGACTGTTTGTGACCGTCAGTGGTAGTAGTGGATCTGCGCGTGATTTGGCCAATCGACTCGGTGCAGATGAGTTTATCGACTATGAAACGCAGGACTATACTCACATACGGAGAGACTATGATTATGTTATTGATACCCGTGGCGCCAGTGAAATTAGTAAACATATGAAGATACTAAAACCCGGTGGTACATTATTGGCGTTAAGCGCTGGTCCCAATGCCCGTTTCGCTAATCGAAGCGCAGACTTGTCAACGGGGAAGAAGATTCTTTTCAGTTTACTGGGGTTGCCTTTTGATGGGCTAGCGAAATGGCATAAGAAGAGTTATGACTTTCTGTATGTACAGCCGAATGGTCAGCAATTAGCAGCTTTTACACAGTATCTTGAAAAAACAAACATTAAGCCGGTGATTGATTCCGAGTACACGTTTGACCAAGTGAATGCCGCGATTGCTAAGATTGCGACAGGGCATAGCCGAGGGAAAGTTCTGTTACAAGTAGAAGATGGAGGTAAATGA
- a CDS encoding SDR family oxidoreductase: MKISEQVAFVTGANRGLGRYLTLELLSRGAKVYAAARNPESIDIPGVIPVKLDITNPQEVIEAAKIAQDVTLLINNAGSSTGASLLEGDLDQIQLEFNTHFFGTLSMVRSFAPIMTKNGGGSILNILSVLSWYSSGTVGAYTAAKAAEWALTNDLRLNLNSQNIRVAGLHVGYMETDMTLGLEVPKVNPLDVAKAAIDGIESDNFEIIADDASRQVQAGLAGGVAALYPQLS, translated from the coding sequence ATGAAAATTTCTGAACAAGTCGCATTTGTCACTGGTGCCAACCGAGGTCTTGGTCGATATCTAACGCTTGAACTTCTGTCCAGAGGAGCAAAAGTTTATGCTGCAGCAAGAAATCCAGAATCTATTGATATCCCAGGTGTAATCCCCGTGAAACTGGATATTACCAATCCTCAAGAGGTGATTGAAGCTGCTAAGATCGCTCAGGATGTAACACTTCTAATAAACAATGCGGGATCTTCAACAGGTGCTTCTTTACTTGAAGGAGATCTAGATCAAATACAATTAGAATTTAACACGCATTTCTTCGGAACTCTTTCTATGGTTCGTTCTTTTGCGCCAATTATGACTAAAAATGGCGGTGGTTCGATTCTGAATATTCTCTCCGTATTGTCTTGGTACAGTTCGGGTACTGTGGGAGCTTATACGGCTGCAAAAGCTGCAGAATGGGCATTGACGAACGATTTACGTTTAAATCTCAATTCTCAAAATATTCGAGTAGCAGGGTTACATGTGGGCTATATGGAGACAGACATGACATTGGGCTTAGAAGTTCCCAAAGTTAACCCATTGGACGTTGCAAAAGCAGCGATTGATGGTATAGAATCTGACAATTTTGAAATTATTGCAGATGATGCTAGCCGTCAAGTACAAGCCGGACTTGCCGGTGGTGTAGCTGCACTATATCCTCAACTTTCCTAA
- a CDS encoding NADP-dependent oxidoreductase has protein sequence MKAAQINKYSKKFIVEINDIPVPDINDNEVLVKVKAAAVNHLELLIGTGSVKLIQDYEFPLTLGNELTGVIEKVGKNVQGFKVGDAIYSRLPLQKIGAFAEYAAIHADAIGHLPANLDFVTGAAAPLTGLTAYQGLHEELAAKAGESVFIPGGSGSFGQMAIPIAKSMGLRVIVSGNPQARERTMATGADQYIDYTTENYWEQLSNVDYVMDTLGPSEFDHELSIIKAGGRLLSLRTGPNKRFAEHMGLPGWKQKLFTIAGAKYDHKAKKKKIQYHFIFVRSDGEQLKKITKIIEDNGIVPAVDPTEFHIEDINEALKLVATGHPKGKVIIRF, from the coding sequence ATGAAAGCAGCACAAATTAACAAATACTCAAAAAAGTTCATAGTAGAAATTAATGACATTCCAGTCCCAGATATAAATGATAACGAAGTCTTGGTCAAGGTGAAAGCGGCGGCGGTTAATCATTTAGAATTACTCATCGGTACTGGAAGTGTGAAGCTGATTCAGGATTATGAGTTCCCTTTGACCCTGGGTAATGAGCTGACAGGTGTTATTGAGAAGGTTGGTAAGAACGTCCAGGGATTTAAAGTTGGCGATGCAATTTACTCACGCCTGCCACTACAAAAAATCGGCGCTTTTGCGGAATACGCAGCGATTCATGCGGATGCCATCGGGCACTTGCCCGCTAATCTCGATTTTGTAACCGGTGCTGCTGCGCCATTAACAGGATTGACTGCTTATCAAGGTTTGCATGAAGAATTGGCTGCCAAAGCTGGCGAAAGCGTGTTTATTCCCGGAGGTTCTGGTTCATTTGGCCAAATGGCCATTCCTATCGCCAAAAGCATGGGGCTGAGGGTCATCGTTAGTGGAAACCCGCAAGCACGTGAACGGACAATGGCGACTGGAGCAGACCAATATATTGATTACACGACTGAGAATTATTGGGAGCAGCTTAGTAATGTAGATTATGTGATGGATACGTTGGGACCAAGCGAATTTGATCATGAACTTTCTATTATTAAAGCAGGAGGTCGCCTTCTTTCTCTGCGGACCGGACCTAACAAACGTTTCGCCGAGCATATGGGCTTACCAGGTTGGAAACAAAAGCTCTTCACCATTGCCGGGGCTAAGTATGATCACAAAGCGAAGAAAAAGAAGATTCAATATCATTTCATTTTTGTTCGCAGTGATGGTGAACAATTAAAGAAAATCACTAAGATTATTGAAGATAACGGGATTGTACCAGCGGTGGACCCCACTGAATTCCACATTGAAGATATTAATGAGGCTCTGAAGCTTGTTGCAACTGGTCATCCTAAAGGAAAAGTCATTATCCGATTTTAA
- a CDS encoding CarD family transcriptional regulator: MNGVKTGEMFFYPFHGVGLLKEKVTRPCEDKQKDYLKVYFHELKMEIYIPVDSAEQKGIRALTSRETLEKSKKHFFKKYNKLPLLASERKKSLDRKLKSGEVLNIIEVIRDLVCASQYDLRLGFQDKQLLEVASNLLKDELMHVLNLSSEEVSEILKRTIKSRSKNK; this comes from the coding sequence ATGAATGGAGTCAAGACAGGAGAAATGTTTTTTTATCCATTTCATGGGGTAGGGCTCTTAAAAGAAAAAGTAACGCGTCCATGTGAAGATAAACAAAAGGATTACCTCAAAGTCTATTTTCATGAACTAAAAATGGAGATTTACATACCTGTGGACTCGGCTGAACAGAAGGGAATAAGGGCACTGACAAGTCGAGAAACTTTAGAGAAATCAAAAAAACATTTCTTTAAAAAATACAATAAATTACCTCTTCTAGCCTCTGAAAGAAAGAAATCGTTGGACCGAAAGTTAAAATCAGGAGAAGTCCTTAACATAATTGAGGTGATTCGAGATTTAGTCTGTGCATCTCAATATGATCTTAGATTAGGTTTCCAGGACAAACAGTTACTTGAAGTAGCAAGTAACTTACTGAAAGACGAATTGATGCATGTTCTCAATTTATCGAGTGAAGAAGTTTCTGAAATTCTGAAGCGTACTATTAAGTCAAGATCAAAGAACAAATAA
- a CDS encoding YolD-like family protein, whose protein sequence is MSREYPLPYDRGNKKWTSLLLSEHRERLLQWKASLGKQERPVLTPERSNELAFLIQEAFYEQSYITITYFSGDEFQQLHGKIKNCRLDIKSIEVSSKDGPASILFSDIIDIL, encoded by the coding sequence ATGAGTAGAGAGTATCCTTTGCCGTATGACCGGGGAAATAAAAAATGGACTTCTCTTTTACTTTCAGAACATCGTGAACGTCTGTTGCAATGGAAAGCGAGTCTTGGAAAGCAGGAAAGACCTGTTCTTACCCCAGAACGCAGTAACGAGCTTGCATTTCTAATTCAAGAAGCATTTTACGAACAAAGTTATATCACAATAACTTATTTTAGTGGTGATGAATTTCAACAGTTACATGGCAAAATTAAAAATTGCAGGTTAGATATAAAATCAATTGAAGTAAGTAGTAAAGACGGTCCTGCCAGTATCCTTTTTAGTGACATCATTGATATCCTATAA
- a CDS encoding alpha/beta fold hydrolase, with product MATNYSYVKAPNLSIKAADRTVYAYRELGEKKGIPVIFFTHLSANLDNWDPRVVDGIAKKHWVIAFDNKGVGLSSGKVPDTIEQMARDALTFIHTLGFEQIDILSFSMGGMIAQELLAIEPRLVRKLVLSGTGPRGGEGIEHVTKLSDRDLIRAIFTLRDIKTYLFFTRTDHGKQKAKEFLVRLKERKEARDKQISIKGYRRQLKAIHEWGMAKPADLSKITQPTLVVNGDDDRMVPTPNSYDLAQRIPNSKLIIYKDSGHGGIFQNHDEFVKSVIAFLDK from the coding sequence ATGGCAACTAACTATTCATATGTTAAAGCACCAAATCTAAGTATTAAGGCGGCTGATAGAACAGTTTACGCATACCGTGAACTAGGAGAGAAAAAGGGTATCCCCGTCATTTTTTTCACTCATTTATCTGCAAATTTGGACAACTGGGACCCACGCGTAGTGGATGGTATTGCCAAAAAACATTGGGTCATTGCATTTGATAATAAGGGTGTTGGACTTTCTAGTGGGAAAGTCCCAGATACGATTGAACAAATGGCAAGAGATGCATTAACGTTCATTCATACATTGGGATTTGAGCAAATCGATATTTTGTCATTTTCGATGGGTGGTATGATTGCACAAGAACTCTTGGCCATCGAACCAAGACTGGTTCGTAAACTTGTTTTGTCAGGAACAGGCCCGCGTGGTGGTGAAGGCATTGAACATGTTACGAAACTTTCTGATCGTGATTTGATACGTGCCATCTTCACGTTGAGAGATATTAAAACCTATTTATTCTTCACGCGAACAGACCATGGCAAACAGAAAGCAAAAGAATTCTTGGTTCGGCTCAAAGAACGTAAAGAGGCGCGAGATAAACAGATTAGTATCAAAGGATATCGTAGACAACTTAAAGCCATCCACGAGTGGGGAATGGCAAAACCCGCTGATTTGTCAAAAATTACGCAACCTACCCTTGTAGTAAACGGTGATGATGACAGAATGGTACCTACACCTAACTCCTATGATTTGGCACAACGTATTCCAAATAGCAAGCTCATTATTTATAAAGATTCTGGTCACGGTGGGATTTTTCAAAATCATGATGAATTTGTGAAATCAGTAATAGCATTTTTAGATAAATAA